In one Plasmodium falciparum 3D7 genome assembly, chromosome: 14 genomic region, the following are encoded:
- a CDS encoding alpha/beta hydrolase, putative, whose amino-acid sequence MYTQYDIEYEYVTCTKGYTFIIYSPNLFENVNAKSSDSTSPYTEKNKEEDEQQEEQQQDEQERDEQEQDEINNENIIVLFLHGLNGNSYQFENVFYTLIHFNYKFISIDFYGHGNSSLLRNVNKFTEKLFIEQIYDVLKKKNIFNSNFVVIGFSMGCIIAAHLSVDNKLKIKKYCLISAAGLAKPRHRFLHFLLKHNIRLCLRVAKRYSHLFVNEETFKNEYNDIHNNAYYSHNRCSILKENHEKFIETFLKVLTGTKIQDSKKYYSAFLKKNSDVLFIYGRDDDVTPCAYTIKFLEKQKKYLNNVKLIIFPECSHLVLTEKSYELAQHIIYFLQNKYIYNVERNSDDI is encoded by the exons ATGTATACACAATACGACATTGAATATGAATATGTTACATGTACGAAAGGATATACgttcataatatattctcCAAATTTATTTGAAAATGTAAATGCAAAAAGTAGTGATTCTACATCTCCATATACtgagaaaaataaagaagaagatgaaCAACAAGAAGAACAACAACAAGATGAACAAGAACGAGATGAACAAGAACaagatgaaataaataatgaaaatattattgttttatttctaCATGGATTAAATGGAAATAGCTATCAATTTGAAAATGTCTTTTATACGTTAATACACTTTAactataaatttatatctatag aTTTTTATGGACATGGGAATAGTAGCCTCTTACGAAACGTTAATAAATTTAcggaaaaattatttattgaacaaatatatgatgttttaaaaaaaaaaaatatatttaattctaATTTTGTTGTCATTGGGTTTTCTATGGGTTGTATTATAGcag CACATTTATCTGTGGATAATAAACTAAAGATAAAAAAGTACTGTTTAATAAGTGCAGCCGGGCTAGCCAAACCAAGGCATCGATTTTTACA ttttttattaaaacataacATTCGTCTTTGTCTACGAGTCGCAAAAAGATATAGTCATTTATTTGTAAATGAAGAAACGtttaaa aatgaatataatgatattcaCAACAATGCTTATTATAGTCATAACAGATGTtctattttaaaagaaaat cATGAAAAATTTATTGAGACATTCTTAAAAGTCCTAACAGGGACAAAAATACAAGATtccaaaaaatattatagcgccttcttgaaaaaaaattcagaCGTTCTCTTCATTTATGg AAGAGATGATGATGTTACACCTTGTGCTTAtacaataaaatttttagaaaaacaaaaaaaatatctaaaTAATGTTAAGCTAATAATATTTCCTGAATGCTCCCATCTTGTATTAACAGAAAAATCATACGAATTAGCtcaacatataatttattttttacaaaataaatatatatataatgtagaAAGAAATAGTGACGATATATAA
- a CDS encoding ER membrane protein complex subunit 2, putative — translation MKEENILYYVDNNVKSLQRNYEICLEKNIQELIIYYGIKLLKKYGKKNSIYKWNLYEEILKACIELKLYEYVDIYFKKLNDRFGHLNGKKIEILKGMVYELKDKNDEALCIYKNYIYNDPSDLLIRAKIVKLKKKVEGNINNVIQILNDHLKEFPVDVEAWHELGEIYLKNCYYTYALYCFEEILIHAPKNLYYILSCAELHYTISQYELSSKYFCLSLKLQKNNLRALWGIVLVNLSRYGNKKGKNLNDNVDVILTKKCIDRLYNLYDKNTNFLYRNIILQYLKEIGESFV, via the coding sequence atgaaagaagagaatatattgtattatgtAGATAATAATGTTAAGAGCCTACAGAGAAATTATGAAATATGTTTAGAAAAGAATATACaagaattaataatatattatggaataaaattattgaaaaaatatggaaagaAGAATTCGATATATAAGTGGAATTTATATGAAGAGATATTAAAAGCATGTATTGAATTAAAGTTATATGAATatgttgatatatattttaaaaaattgaatGATAGATTTGGACATTTAAATGGGAAGAAAATTGAAATTTTAAAAGGTATGGTATATGAATTAaaggataaaaatgatgaagcattatgtatatataaaaattatatatataatgaccCTTCTGATTTATTAATAAGAGCAAAAAttgttaaattaaaaaaaaaagtagaaggaaatattaataatgttatacaaatattGAATGATCATTTAAAAGAATTTCCAGTAGATGTTGAAGCATGGCATGAGCTTggagaaatatatttaaagaattgttattatacatatgcattatattgttttgaagaaatattaatacatgCACCCAaaaatttgtattatatacttTCATGTGCTGAATTACATTATACTATATCTCAATATGAATTAAGtagtaaatatttttgtttatctttaaaattacagaaaaataatttaagagCCTTATGGGGTATTGTACTCGTTAATTTATCGCGATATGGAaataaaaagggaaaaaatttaaatgataatGTAGATGTTATTctaacaaaaaaatgtatagaTAGGTTATATAATCTATATGACAAAAATACCAACTTTCTTTATAGGAACATTATACTTCAATATTTGAAAGAAATAGGAGAATCATTcgtatga
- a CDS encoding CTP synthase, producing the protein MDSVDDEKPIIKYIIVTGGNMSGLGKGTAMSSMAVLLLTKNILLTTIKIDPYLNIDAGTMSPYEHGEVYVLEDGGEVDLDLGNYERFLNIRLTYKNNITSGKIYEEVIKKERKGEYLGKTVQVVPHVTDAIQKWIKDVIDENIKKMKKEYNIDSFNKIPCMCLIEVGGTVGDIESAVYLEALQQLINNLNNDDVCLCHLSYVPIIGNLREQKTKPTQHSVKILREAGLKPDFIFCRCEEPLTQEAIKKIALFSQVKNEHVISLHDTSNVYKVPLILDKQNVCMNVLKKLNLENVVLNNKLQISPYSFNIWKQLADRYESSSEQVVIGIVGKYTASNDTYLSIISSLVHACLECGFKLVIKYINSSHLSLKQKKQKKNMDWKKKARKYSYENFHENSSTEKIIFVDDTTSDEDYDKKRRIKYEKAWETLKSVDGVLVPGGFGTRGIEGKYLSSKYCRLHNIPYLGICLGMQIAVIDVAREYLNVNANSEEFEDTTEMQYTSHENNIADSDNYNKDDNNNDNNQHAKKNLNVTNCTYNEKEKKEKKDKKENIINLENLENVENVENVENVENVNKTSVHINEICSQDTTASCISIKTNSSHNPKELASYTERQKHDNINNLKKEIHFDDNISTAIINDDINIENSIYSKYQDTYMTDKNTYDDTDPMFDGKEYLKSQSLILREKCIEDIPKKLSEESIKEKIKLIGIESYYKSIEEIDNNNVIISMSEFKGDDNKGGTMRLGVKQSKIIDKDSLTYKAYDEELYIYERHRHRYEINPKYVPLLEAVGLTFVAKDIHSVRMEICEIKNLDFYVGVQFHPEFTSRPFKSNPLFLAFVLASKKKLKDRLNKYGNKLCSGILYK; encoded by the coding sequence aTGGATAGTGTAGATGATGAAAAAcctataataaaatacatcaTTGTGACCGGAGGTAATATGAGTGGACTTGGTAAAGGAACAGCTATGAGTAGTATGGCTGTATTATTGTTAacaaaaaacattttattaaCAACAATAAAGATTGATCCATATTTAAACATTGATGCAGGAACGATGTCTCCATATGAACATGGAGAAGTTTATGTATTAGAAGATGGGGGTGAAGTTGATTTAGATTTAGGAAATTATGAGcgatttttaaatataagatTAACTTACaagaataatattacatcaggaaaaatatatgaagaagttataaaaaaagaacgAAAAGGTGAATACTTAGGTAAAACGGTACAAGTAGTACCACATGTAACGGATGCTATCCAAAAATGGATAAAAGATGTTattgatgaaaatattaagaaaatgaaaaaagaatataatatcgattcttttaataaaatccCTTGTATGTGCCTAATAGAGGTTGGTGGTACTGTTGGTGATATTGAATCAGCTGTATATTTAGAAGCCCTACaacaattaataaataatttaaataatgatgatgtatGTCTATGTCATCTATCTTATGTACCTATTATTGGAAATCTAAGAGAACAGAAAACAAAACCTACACAACATagtgtaaaaatattaagagaAGCAGGATTAAAACcagattttattttttgtagatGTGAAGAACCATTAACACAAGAAGCTATTAAGAAAATAGCTTTATTTTCACAAGTTAAAAATGAACACGTTATATCATTACATGATACATCTAATGTATATAAAGTACCATTAATTTTAGATAAACAAAATGTTTGTAtgaatgtattaaaaaagttAAATCTAGAAAACGttgtattaaataataaattacaaatatctccttattcatttaatatatggaAACAACTCGCAGATAGATATGAATCATCAAGCGAACAAGTTGTTATAGGTATTGTAGGGAAATATACAGCATCTAATGATACTTATTTATCTATTATCTCTTCTTTAGTACATGCATGTTTAGAATGTGGATTTAAATTAGTTATTAAGTATATTAATAGTAGCCATTTGtctttaaaacaaaaaaagcaaaaaaaaaatatggactggaaaaaaaaagcaagGAAATACTCCTATGAAAATTTCCATGAAAACAGTAGtacagaaaaaataatatttgtagaTGATACCACTTCTGATGAagattatgataaaaaaagaagaataaaatatgaaaaggcCTGGGAAACATTAAAATCTGTGGATGGGGTTTTAGTACCTGGAGGATTTGGTACTAGAGGTATCGaaggaaaatatttatcTTCAAAATATTGCCGTTTACATAATATACCCTATTTAGGAATATGCTTAGGAATGCAAATAGCTGTCATAGATGTAGCGCGagaatatttaaatgtgAATGCAAATTCGGAGGAATTTGAAGATACAACAGAAATGCAATATACATCACACGAAAATAATATAGCAGATtctgataattataataaagatgataataataatgataataatcaacatgcaaaaaaaaatctaAATGTGACTAATTGTACTTATaacgaaaaagaaaaaaaagaaaaaaaagacaaaaaagaaaatataataaatttagaaAATTTAGAAAATGTAGAAAATGTGGAAAATGTCGAAAATGTcgaaaatgtaaataaaacgAGTGTTCATATAAACGAGATCTGTAGTCAAGATACAACAGCATCTTGTATTTCGATTAAAACTAATTCAAGTCATAATCCGAAAGAATTGGCAAGTTATACAGAACGTCAAAaacatgataatataaacaatttgAAAAAGGAAATCCattttgatgataatatatcaacagctattataaatgatgatataaatatagagaATAGTATTTATTCAAAATACCAAGATACATATATGACAGATAAAAATACGTATGATGATACAGATCCTATGTTTGATGGAaaggaatatttaaaaagtcAATCACTTATATTAAGAGAAAAATGTATAGAAGATATTCCTAAAAAATTATCTGAAGAATCAATAAAAGAGAAAATTAAACTTATAGGTATAGAAAGTTATTACAAAAGTATAGAAGAAATAGATAATAACAATGTAATTATATCGATGAGTGAATTTAAaggtgatgataataaggGAGGTACTATGCGTCTAGGTGTGAAACAATCAAAAATTATAGATAAAGATTCATTAACATATAAAGCATACGAcgaagaattatatatatatgaaagacATAGACATAGATATGAAATAAATCCTAAGTATGTACCCTTATTAGAAGCTGTCGGATTAACATTTGTAGCTAAAGATATACATAGTGTCAGAATGGAAATTtgtgaaattaaaaatttagatTTTTATGTAGGTGTTCAATTTCATCCTGAATTTACTTCGAGACCATTTAAGTCCAATCCTTTATTTCTTGCATTTGTGTTAGCATCAAAGAAAAAGTTGAAAGATCGCTTGAATAAATATGGCAATAAGTTATGTTCAGGAATTTTAtacaaatga